The Calliphora vicina chromosome 3, idCalVici1.1, whole genome shotgun sequence genome contains a region encoding:
- the LOC135953420 gene encoding serine/threonine-protein kinase phg2 yields the protein MFEKRSIWGLIVGLNVCILIWLISVQEPVMFDSNTAVISSGSSNNFIIKANTGGGGAAVAAALVAQQQVSAGGGSGGWGRDLLSKHMPAAQSNEYVDEMTGSASTLTTLNISNNQNQNHNSNNNNTNNYNNNNLTATTKQTYDVKTTTKTSDLSADMQSLTSSLGTGVLDFKIKPTPSWATLTAVSSALPHEDFNQLIDLHNFQFLMPQPVCGNHIEALILIHSAPKNYEKRQVIRETWGSISHHTAESPLRVLFLLGAVASQQVQEDLQQENNMYRDIIQGSFIDDYRNMTYKHIMAFKWFLYSCPQAQILIKVDDDVYVNTPQLIKYLKEQQQQQQQQLKEMYNNDKPTIATTVTTPNTTNNTTTKSSIFHKLNIFASETPSTPASSSSAFNASQELFNHPQNLLFCQKIIGSLVKRSYRSKWRVSFKEYSERYYPPYCPGYAIIYSPDTIFRLYSAAQNSKYFWIDDVHITGVLAQQTNTTITTSSHYVLYSDECDQILTGKTDLSKTEFLFAWHSISAQKIKLLWHLQMMAIHTLDDLHYSKQQMMNDDDVYKLQRQPGNENDNDDVDNDLVDNNGISSSYMYTSANGFR from the coding sequence ATGTTTGAAAAACGTTCGATTTGGGGTTTAATAGTGGGACTTAATGTCTGCATACTAATATGGTTGATCTCAGTACAAGAGCCAGTTATGTTTGATAGCAACACAGCGGTCATCAGTAGCGGCAGtagtaataattttataataaaagctaATACAGGAGGAGGAGGAGCAGCAGTTGCAGCAGCTTTAGTGGCGCAACAACAAGTTAGTGCTGGTGGTGGCAGTGGTGGCTGGGGCAGAGATCTATTATCCAAACATATGCCGGCCGCACAAAGTAATGAGTATGTAGATGAAATGACGGGGTCTGCCTCAACATTAACCACCTTAAATATTAGCAACAACCAAAACCAAAACCACaatagcaataataataatactaataattataataataacaatttaacaGCAACCACAAAACAAACCTATGATGTAAAGACCACAACAAAAACTAGCGATTTGTCGGCGGACATGCAATCACTCACCTCTAGTCTGGGCACAGGAGTGCTGGATTTTAAAATCAAACCTACACCATCATGGGCTACACTAACCGCTGTCTCATCAGCACTGCCGCACGAAGACTTCAATCAATTGATAGATTTACACAACTTTCAATTTCTCATGCCCCAGCCTGTTTGTGGCAATCACATAGAAGCCTTAATTCTAATACATTCAGCACCGAAAAACTATGAAAAACGACAAGTCATACGAGAAACCTGGGGCAGCATAAGCCATCATACTGCAGAGTCTCCGCTACGTGTACTATTCTTGTTGGGCGCTGTTGCCAGCCAGCAAGTACAAGAGGATTTACAACAGGAGAATAATATGTACAGAGACATAATACAGGGCTCGTTTATAGATGATTATCGCAATATGACCTATAAACATATAATGGCCTTTAAATGGTTTCTGTACAGTTGTCCGCAGGCACAAATTTTGATTAAGGTCGATGATGATGTTTATGTAAATACACCACAGCTAATAAAGTACCTTAAagaacagcagcaacagcagcagcaacagctgAAAGAAATGTATAATAATGACAAACCCACCATTGCTACAACAGTGACGACACCCAACACCACCAACAACACCACAACAAAAtcttcaatatttcataaactcAACATCTTTGCCTCCGAAACGCCATCAACACCAGCCTCATCCTCATCTGCATTTAATGCCTCACAAGAACTCTTCAATCATCcacaaaatttattgttttgccaaaaaatcatcGGTTCATTGGTTAAACGTTCCTATCGTTCGAAATGGCGTGTTAGTTTTAAAGAATACTCCGAACGTTATTATCCACCCTATTGCCCTGGCTATGCCATTATCTACTCACCCGATACTATCTTCCGTCTCTATTCGGCTGctcaaaattccaaatatttttggatCGATGACGTGCACATAACCGGCGTACTGGCCCAACAAACGAATACAACTATAACCACCTCATCACATTATGTACTGTACAGTGACGAATGTGATCAAATTTTAACGGGCAAGACTGATCTCAGTAAAACGGAATTTCTATTCGCCTGGCACAGTATATCAGCGCAAAAAATCAAATTACTTTGGCATCTGCAAATGATGGCCATACACACACTGGATGATTTGCACTACAGCAAACAGCAAATGATGAATGATGATGATGTCTATAAATTGCAACGGCAGCCAGGAAATGagaatgataatgatgatgttgaCAATGATTTAGTTGATAATAATGGAATTTCATCATCCTACATGTATACCTCTGCGAATGGCTTCAGATAG